One genomic window of Candidatus Nitrospira inopinata includes the following:
- a CDS encoding cation:proton antiporter, with product MEVTWQVAALWIGMALVASLLSVRLGMSVALVEICVGFAAGNLLDLHSTAWIDFLAAVGSVLLTFLAGAEIDLAVLRVRWKETVGIGVTSFLAPFLGTMAYAYWVAGWSLPASQIAGIALSTTSVAVVYAVMLERGYNATALGKMILAACFITDLGTVLALGLIFARYDWWLLAFAVAMAVTLWKLPPVTAWFFAQIGPRISEPETKFILLILFGLGALATAAQSEAVLPAYLVGMALAPIFLANHTLAQRMRVIAFSLLTPFYFLKAGSLVSFQAVLASAVLIAIFLGLKMVTKFIGVWPLAHAFRFGRREATYTTLLMSTGLTFGTISALYGLSHELISRDQYAILVTAVILSAIVPTLIAERWFDPSGAPPEETFERRLSDRARGVEPEQAQLSRST from the coding sequence ATGGAAGTCACTTGGCAGGTCGCGGCATTGTGGATCGGGATGGCTCTCGTGGCGTCGCTGCTCTCGGTGCGGTTGGGGATGTCGGTGGCATTGGTCGAAATCTGCGTCGGATTCGCCGCCGGCAATCTGCTGGATTTGCACTCGACCGCGTGGATCGATTTTTTGGCCGCTGTGGGAAGCGTGCTGCTGACATTCCTTGCGGGGGCCGAGATCGATCTTGCGGTCCTGCGTGTCCGATGGAAAGAAACGGTCGGCATCGGGGTGACGTCGTTCTTGGCTCCGTTTCTCGGTACCATGGCGTATGCCTACTGGGTCGCCGGTTGGTCCCTGCCTGCTTCCCAAATCGCCGGCATCGCCCTCTCCACGACCTCGGTCGCGGTCGTGTACGCCGTGATGCTCGAGCGTGGCTACAATGCCACCGCCCTCGGCAAGATGATCCTGGCCGCGTGCTTCATCACGGACCTCGGTACTGTGTTGGCGTTGGGATTGATCTTTGCCCGATATGATTGGTGGCTTCTGGCGTTTGCCGTCGCCATGGCCGTGACATTGTGGAAGCTTCCTCCTGTCACCGCCTGGTTCTTCGCCCAGATCGGTCCTCGGATCAGCGAGCCGGAGACCAAGTTCATCCTCTTGATCTTGTTCGGATTGGGCGCCCTTGCGACGGCGGCACAAAGTGAAGCGGTGCTGCCCGCGTATCTTGTGGGCATGGCGCTCGCTCCCATCTTTTTGGCCAATCATACACTCGCCCAGCGCATGCGGGTGATTGCGTTTTCTCTGTTGACGCCGTTCTACTTCTTGAAAGCCGGCTCGCTGGTGAGTTTTCAGGCGGTGCTTGCGAGCGCCGTTTTGATCGCTATTTTTCTCGGGCTCAAAATGGTGACCAAGTTCATCGGCGTCTGGCCGCTGGCTCACGCCTTCCGGTTCGGTCGCCGTGAAGCGACCTATACGACGTTGCTGATGTCGACGGGACTGACCTTTGGAACCATTTCGGCTTTGTATGGACTCAGTCACGAACTGATCAGCCGGGATCAATATGCGATCCTGGTGACCGCCGTCATTCTCAGCGCCATCGTACCGACGCTCATCGCTGAACGGTGGTTTGATCCGAGTGGTGCGCCGCCGGAGGAAACGTTCGAGCGGCGTTTATCTGATCGTGCTCGCGGAGTCGAACCGGAGCAAGCTCAACTATCTCGGTCTACTTGA